A genome region from Nicotiana tabacum cultivar K326 chromosome 13, ASM71507v2, whole genome shotgun sequence includes the following:
- the LOC142168297 gene encoding cytochrome P450 78A4-like: protein MAAFGLWPSPSWVPRVLSLDDHVSYQLLSWARLSITDVQLSNGMVVPSHTTAMVNMWNITHDSDVWKNPLEFKRERFMEAESGANVDVRGGDLRLAPFGAGRRVCPGKNLGLVIVMLWVAKLLQNFEWVQDEIHPVDLEEVLKLSCEMKNPLVVMAIQRNVPF, encoded by the coding sequence ATGGCTGCGTTCGGTCTTTGGCCATCcccgtcttgggttccacgtgtcctcTCTTTAGACGACCACGTGTCATATCAACTACTCTCCTGGGCAAGACTTTCTATAACTGACGTTCAACTAAGCAATGGCATGGTTGTTCCCTCTCATACGACAGCAATGGTTAACATGTGGAATATTACACATGATTCCGATGTGTGGAAAAATCCACTTGAGTTCAAGCGTGAGCGTTTCATGGAGGCTGAAAGTGGTGCAAATGTTGACGTGAGAGGTGGTGACCTCCGCTTGGCACCGTTTGGGGCAGGGAGGAGAGTATGCCCGGGGAAGAATTTAGGATTGGTCATAGTGATGCTGTGGGTGGCCAAGTTGCTGCAGAATTTCGAGTGGGTCCAGGATGAAATCCATCCAGTTGACTTGGAAGAAGTTCTGAAATTGTCTTGTGAAATGAAGAATCCCCTTGTTGTTATGGCCATTCAGAGGAATGTTCCGTTTTAG
- the LOC107775267 gene encoding cytochrome P450 78A7-like, whose amino-acid sequence MDLVMMTKDSNWWVFTLPAFLGSKTFLDEYVIISIVLAFLSITLITWACSPGGVAWKNGRNHSGKIPIPGPRGFPIIGSLFTLSRGLAHRSLASAAWTQKAKQLMAFSLGSTPVVVSSDPQIAKEILTSPQFADRPIKQSAKSLMFSRAIGFAPNGTYWRLLRRIASSHLFAPKRIAAHETGRQLDCSVMIRDIVNEQLENGTVSLRKHLQLAALNNIMGSVFGKRYNKNGKELKELQDMVKEGFELLGAFNWSDYLPWLRFFYDPSGIVQRCEALVPRVRKLVKAIIEEHRCSAESKTVSDNADFVDVLLSLDEAEKLEEDDMVAILWEMIFRGTDTTALLTEWVMAELILHPKVLKKLQKEVDDVTMGKAVTDADVARMPYLQAIVKETLRVHPPGPLLSWARLSTTDVQLSNGMVVPSHTAAMVNMWAITHDSDVWENPLEFKPERFMEAEGGANVDVRGGDLRLAPFGAGRRVCPGKNLGLVIVMLWVAKLLQNFEWVQDEIHPVDLEEVLKLSCEMKNPLVVMAIQRNVPF is encoded by the exons ATGGATTTGGTTATGATGACAAAGGATTCCAACTGGTGGGTATTTACACTACCAGCATTTCTTGGTTCGAAAACTTTTCTTGACGAATATGTTATCATTTCCATTGTTTTAGCCTTTCTGTCAATCACTCTAATCACCTGGGCTTGTTCCCCCGGGGGTGTAGCTTGGAAAAATGGTCGTAACCATAGTGGAAAAATCCCAATTCCTGGACCCCGTGGATTTCCAATTATCGGTAGCCTTTTCACTCTAAGCCGCGGCTTGGCTCATCGCTCTTTAGCCTCCGCGGCTTGGACTCAAAAAGCTAAACAGCTTATGGCTTTTAGCCTTGGTTCTACCCCTGTAGTTGTGTCCTCCGATCCTCAAATAGCTAAAGAGATTCTAACTTCTCCTCAGTTTGCTGATCGCCCCATTAAACAATCCGCTAAGAGCCTTATGTTTAGCCGAGCCATCGGGTTCGCTCCTAATGGAACTTATTGGCGTTTGCTGCGCCGTATTGCTTCGTCGCATCTCTTTGCACCAAAGCGAATTGCGGCGCATGAAACGGGCCGTCAACTTGACTGCTCCGTTATGATACGTGACATAGTAAATGAACAGTTGGAAAATGGGACAGTTTCTTTGAGGAAACATTTACAGTTGGCTGCTTTGAATAATATAATGGGAAGTGTTTTTGGAAAACGCTATAATAAAAATGGCAAAGAGCTAAAGGAGTTGCAAGATATGGTGAAGGAAGGATTTGAATTATTGGGTGCTTTTAATTGGTCTGATTATCTTCCGTGGCTGAGGTTTTTCTATGACCCTTCCGGTATTGTCCAACGTTGTGAAGCTCTTGTGCCACGTGTACGAAAGCTTGTCAAAGCCATTATTGAGGAACACAGGTGCAGTGCTGAATCCAAAACGGTGTCGGATAATGCAGATTTTGTGGACGTTCTTTTATCTCTTGATGAAGCAGAAAAGCTAGAGGAAGATGACATGGTTGCCATTCTATGG GAAATGATTTTTAGAGGAACTGATACTACGGCACTCTTAACGGAGTGGGTTATGGCTGAGCTTATATTACACCCTAAGGTGCTGAAGAAGTTACAAAAAGAAGTTGATGATGTCACAATGGGTAAAGCCGTGACTGATGCTGACGTTGCTCGGATGCCATACTTACAGGCAATTGTGAAGGAGACTTTAAGGGTTCATCCACCAGGTCCACTTCTCTCCTGGGCAAGACTTTCTACAACTGACGTTCAACTAAGCAATGGCATGGTTGTTCCCTCTCATACGGCAGCAATGGTTAACATGTGGGCTATTACACATGATTCCGATGTGTGGGAAAATCCACTTGAGTTCAAGCCTGAGCGTTTCATGGAGGCTGAAGGTGGTGCGAATGTTGACGTGAGAGGTGGTGACCTCCGCTTGGCACCGTTTGGGGCAGGGAGGAGAGTGTGCCCGGGGAAGAATTTAGGATTGGTCATAGTGATGCTGTGGGTGGCCAAGTTGCTGCAGAATTTCGAGTGGGTCCAGGATGAAATCCATCCAGTTGACTTGGAAGAAGTTCTGAAATTATCTTGTGAGATGAAGAATCCCCTTGTTGTTATGGCCATTCAGAGGAATGTTCCGTTTTAG